A single window of Channa argus isolate prfri chromosome 12, Channa argus male v1.0, whole genome shotgun sequence DNA harbors:
- the LOC137138324 gene encoding doublesex- and mab-3-related transcription factor A1-like translates to MDSRIRLGLAGHTANPLGGLQVPPSLLRPPPLFLRASNPTLERGYPRTPKCARCRNHGVVSALKGHKRFCRWRDCVCAKCTLIAERQRVMAAQVALRRQQAQEESEARELRLLYPGAGIGGETGIPQGSPVGPGVSATISHSQTAPSFDIFGSEKRKDDDRVSKYNFYNGFIGRPLFAPHTARPPSPSDKRDSSPNNDATTTSFADHSASPSPVFDQGSDHTESPQRSVSSSDLESGSESEKPKDYSGLDRDPTEIMAKIFPHQKRVTLESMVRTCKGDIVKSIELMLSSKENKMDSDSLSLSNHANALRPSVGLPGALGALAGKSAFSPLQIPQNPAGGESLYGLNPRLGVSPLRLTYSAANGGMAGFISPYMTSGLMPVLPLRPPLDSYSIPGMIHDLSYLQSKDSLCNTGLYARLNNEK, encoded by the exons ATGGACAGCAGGATCAGACTCGGCCTCGCCGGGCACACTGCCAACCCACTCGGTGGCTTGCAGGTGCCTCCTTCTCTCCTGCGCCCTCCGCCTCTCTTCCTTCGGGCATCTAACCCCACGTTGGAGAGGGGATACCCCCGAACCCCAAAGTGCGCCAGGTGCAGGAACCACGGCGTGGTTTCCGCGCTGAAAGGCCACAAGCGCTTTTGCCGCTGGAGAGACTGCGTGTGCGCAAAGTGCACTTTAATAGCGGAGAGGCAGCGGGTGATGGCTGCGCAGGTGGCGCTGAGGAGGCAGCAAGCCCAGGAGGAGAGCGAGGCCCGGGAGCTCCGGCTCTTGTACCCCGGCGCGGGGATTGGAGGGGAAACAGGGATCCCTCAGGGGTCACCTGTAGGCCCCGGGGTGTCAGCAACTATCAGCCACAGTCAAACAGCGCccagttttgatatttttggatcagagaaaagaaaagatg ATGACAGAGTAAGCAAGTACAACTTTTATAACGGATTCATAGGTCGGCCTCTCTTTGCACCACACACCGCACGACCGCCCTCTCCAAGTGACAAAAGGGACTCGTCTCCAAATAACGACGCCACCACCACCTCATTCGCTGACCACAGCGCGAGTCCATCCCCGGTGTTCGATCAGGGCTCAGATCACACTGAGAGTCCACAGAGGTCGGTTTCCTCCTCAGATCTCGAGTCGGGAAGCGAGTCGGAAAAACCCAAGGACTACTCAGGCCTAGATCGGGACCCCACCGAGATCATGGCCAAGATCTTCCCACACCAGAAACGGGTCACGCTGGAGTCTATGGTGAGAACGTGCAAAGGGGACATTGTCAAATCTATTGAGCTGATGTTGAGCTCCAAAGAGAATAAAATGGACTCTGATAGCTTGTCTCTGTCTAATCACGCAAATGCACTCAGGCCTTCAGTTGGTTTGCCTGGAGCGCTGGGTGCTCTGGCGGGCAAGTCCGCCTTCTCCCCACTCCAAATCCCACAGAACCCCGCGGGGGGAGAAAGTCTGTACGGACTCAACCCTCGCCTCGGAGTCAGTCCCTTACGGCTGACCTATTCTGCCGCAAACGGTGGGATGGCAGGTTTCATTTCACCATACATGACATCCGGACTGATGCCAGTGCTTCCACTGCGTCCACCCTTGGACTCGTACTCCATCCCTGGCATGATCCATGACCTCTCTTACCTTCAGAGCAAGGATTCACTATGCAATACAGGTCTTTATGCACGGCTtaacaatgaaaaatga